From the genome of Streptomyces sp. JH34:
CCCGCTGGCGCCGGTCCTCCGGTACGAGCGCGAGCCCGGCGTCCATCGCGGCGGTCGGCGAGCCGGGGCGCAGCACCGTGCCGGCGACCTTCACCTCGCCCGCGTCGGCGCGGTCCACACCGAAGACCGCCTGGGCGACCTCAGTGCGCCCGGCACCGACCAGTCCGGCGAGAGCGACGATCTCGCCGCGCCGGACGTCGAAGGACACGTCGCGGAAGACACCCTCGCGGGTCAGCCGGTGCACCGACAGCGCGACCTCGCCGACCTCGGCGTCCTGCTTGGGGTAGAGGTCGTCGAGGTCGCGTCCCACCATCCTGCGCACCAGGTCGTCCTCGGTGAGCCCTTCGAGCGGCTCGGAGGAGATCCAACGGCCGTCGCGCAGGGTCGTGACGCGCTGGCACAGCTCGAAGATCTCGTCCAGGCGGTGCGAGATGAACAGCACCGCCGCGCCCTCGGCGCGCAGTGCGCGGACGACGGAGAAGAGCCGGGCGGTCTCGCTGCCGGTCAGGGCGGCCGTCGGCTCGTCCATGATCAGGACACGGGCGTCGAAGGAGAGCGCCTTGGCGATCTCGACGATCTGCTGGTCGGCGATCGACAGCCCGCGTGCGGGCCGGTCCGGGGCGAGATCCACCCCGAGTCTCCGCATCAGCCCTGCGGTGGTCTCGCGCACGGCCCTGCGGTCGATCCGTCCCAGGGACCGCCGGGGCTGACGGCCCATGAAGATGTTCTCGGCGATGGAGAGGTCGGGGAAGAGCGTGGGCTCCTGGTAGATGACGGCGATGCCGGCGTCACGCGCGTCCGCCGGGCCGTGGAAGACGACGGGCTCGCCGTCGAGAAGCACCTCACCACTGTCCGGCCGGTGCACTCCGGCGAGGGCCTTGATCAGGGTCGACTTGCCTGCGCCGTTCTCACCCGCGAGTGCGTGGGCCTCGCCGGGGAACAACCGCAGGGACACGTCCTGCAGGGCCCGTACGGCACCGAAGGACTTGCTCACGCCCTGCAGGGCCAGGACCGGGGCCGGGTCCGGGGCGGACTGGTTCATGAGAGCTCCTCAGCG
Proteins encoded in this window:
- a CDS encoding sugar ABC transporter ATP-binding protein, whose protein sequence is MNQSAPDPAPVLALQGVSKSFGAVRALQDVSLRLFPGEAHALAGENGAGKSTLIKALAGVHRPDSGEVLLDGEPVVFHGPADARDAGIAVIYQEPTLFPDLSIAENIFMGRQPRRSLGRIDRRAVRETTAGLMRRLGVDLAPDRPARGLSIADQQIVEIAKALSFDARVLIMDEPTAALTGSETARLFSVVRALRAEGAAVLFISHRLDEIFELCQRVTTLRDGRWISSEPLEGLTEDDLVRRMVGRDLDDLYPKQDAEVGEVALSVHRLTREGVFRDVSFDVRRGEIVALAGLVGAGRTEVAQAVFGVDRADAGEVKVAGTVLRPGSPTAAMDAGLALVPEDRRQRGLVMDMSIERNIGLTGLGEVRKRGLVSRALEHDRAADWAVRLQLKYNRLADTVGVLSGGNQQKVVLAKWLATGPAVLIVDEPTRGIDVGTKAEVHRLLSSLAADGLAVLMISSDLPEVIGMADRVLVMHEGRLVAEIPRRSATEESVMAAATGRVERAAA